Proteins from one Labrenzia sp. CE80 genomic window:
- the rimP gene encoding ribosome maturation factor RimP, with translation MSAHEERIVTEQGLDARVAAIVEPVIEDLGYRLVRTKISAANGCTLQIMAERPDGTMTVEDCEAISRAVSPALDVDDPINRAYHLEVSSPGIDRPLVRPGDFERWAGHELKVEMAVMQDGRKRFRGLLTGLSGDAAVVRLPDAREGETDTVELPLADMGEAKLVLTDDLITAALKAEKAALAARAEGQATGDNKPN, from the coding sequence GTGAGCGCACACGAAGAACGCATAGTTACGGAGCAAGGGCTGGACGCCCGGGTTGCCGCAATTGTCGAGCCGGTCATTGAAGACCTTGGCTATCGGCTTGTGCGCACAAAGATCAGCGCGGCCAATGGGTGCACGCTGCAGATCATGGCCGAGCGTCCCGATGGCACGATGACTGTGGAAGACTGTGAAGCGATCAGCCGTGCCGTGTCGCCGGCGCTTGATGTGGATGACCCGATCAACCGGGCCTATCATCTGGAGGTTTCCTCTCCAGGCATCGATCGGCCTCTGGTGCGTCCGGGCGATTTTGAGCGCTGGGCCGGCCATGAGCTGAAGGTCGAGATGGCGGTGATGCAGGATGGCCGCAAGCGCTTCCGCGGACTTCTGACAGGTCTTAGCGGTGACGCAGCGGTGGTACGTCTGCCGGATGCGCGCGAAGGCGAAACTGACACGGTCGAACTGCCCCTCGCCGACATGGGCGAGGCCAAGCTCGTTTTGACCGATGATTTGATTACGGCTGCTCTCAAGGCGGAAAAGGCGGCGCTTGCCGCTCGCGCCGAGGGGCAGGCGACAGGGGACAACAAGCCCAACTAA
- the infB gene encoding translation initiation factor IF-2: MSDTKNPGDKTISVERKTLGIKRGGGDQGTVRQSFSHGRSKAVVVEKKKRRVVVPGQEPKAEQPALQTQRLEKPAEVAPRKPQPDAQQAARRAAGASGQRQQKGGNVLRTLTKEEAAARSAALKMAQVREVEERKQAEIDAKRRAEEEAIRKVEEEARLKAEEEARKIREAEEAKQAALKAEEDAKAAAAAPAKPAPAAAKPAQGGARADKPAGAAARPAAGRDDKPAEDDSRKQALRPVKRQKAAPAPTTTRPRTGDDRRRSKLTISAATGGNDEQRSRSLASLRRRREKEKRGGQQVVREKVLREVILPEAITIQELANRMTERSVDVIKLLMKQGQMLKINDVIDADTAELIAVEMGHTVKRVSEADVEEGLFSTEDDGGTKQPRPPVVTIMGHVDHGKTSLLDAIRNSKVVTGEAGGITQHIGAYQVEQDGNKVTFIDTPGHAAFSQMRARGAKSTDIVILVVAADDGVMPQTKEAIAHAQAADVPIIVAINKIDKPGADPNRVRTELLQDSIVVEGMGGEVIDVEVSAKDGTNLDKLLEMILLQSEVLELQANPDRTAEGIVVEAQLDRGRGPVATVLVQKGTLRPGDIVVAGAEWGRVRAMLDENGDQVKEAGPSKPVEVLGFQGTPAAGDMVAVVENEARAREIVDYRQRQIREKASVVASGARGSLEQMMNRLQETGKKEFPLVLKGDVQGSVEAIVHALNELGTDEVGARILMSGVGGITESDVTLASASKAPIIGFNVRANKQAREAARSDGIEIRYYNIIYDLVDDIKAAMSGLLSPERRETFLGNAEIKEIFHISKVGKVAGCLVTEGMVERGAEVRLIRDDVVIHEGKLGTLKRFKDEVKSVESGQECGMNFVSYQDMRAGDIIECFRVEHLARSL, from the coding sequence ATGAGCGATACGAAAAACCCAGGCGACAAGACAATCAGTGTTGAGCGGAAAACGCTCGGCATCAAAAGGGGTGGTGGTGACCAGGGGACTGTTCGCCAGTCCTTCTCGCACGGCCGGTCCAAAGCCGTCGTCGTGGAAAAAAAGAAGCGTCGTGTCGTCGTGCCGGGTCAGGAGCCCAAGGCAGAACAGCCCGCGCTTCAGACACAGCGGCTTGAAAAGCCTGCCGAGGTAGCTCCGCGCAAGCCGCAACCGGACGCACAGCAGGCAGCACGTCGTGCTGCAGGTGCTTCTGGCCAACGGCAGCAAAAGGGCGGCAACGTTCTGCGGACGCTGACCAAGGAAGAAGCGGCAGCACGTAGTGCAGCGCTCAAGATGGCGCAGGTTCGTGAAGTCGAAGAGCGCAAGCAGGCAGAGATCGATGCCAAGCGGCGCGCCGAAGAAGAGGCGATCCGCAAGGTTGAGGAAGAAGCGCGACTGAAGGCTGAAGAAGAAGCCCGCAAGATTCGCGAAGCTGAAGAAGCCAAGCAGGCTGCCTTGAAAGCCGAGGAAGACGCAAAGGCTGCGGCCGCAGCTCCCGCCAAACCGGCTCCGGCAGCAGCCAAGCCTGCACAAGGTGGTGCTCGCGCTGACAAGCCTGCTGGTGCAGCTGCACGTCCGGCTGCAGGCCGCGACGACAAGCCTGCCGAAGACGACAGCCGCAAACAGGCACTTCGTCCGGTCAAGCGTCAGAAGGCAGCTCCTGCCCCGACAACGACACGCCCGCGCACCGGCGACGATCGCCGGCGCTCGAAGCTGACAATCTCCGCTGCGACCGGTGGCAACGACGAACAGCGTTCGCGTTCACTGGCATCGCTGCGTCGCCGCCGCGAGAAGGAAAAGCGCGGCGGTCAGCAGGTTGTGCGTGAAAAGGTCCTGCGTGAGGTCATCCTGCCGGAAGCGATTACCATTCAGGAACTCGCAAACCGCATGACTGAGCGGTCTGTGGACGTGATCAAGCTTCTGATGAAGCAGGGCCAGATGCTTAAAATCAACGATGTGATCGACGCGGATACCGCTGAACTCATCGCCGTTGAAATGGGGCATACGGTCAAGCGCGTCTCCGAAGCGGATGTTGAAGAAGGCCTGTTCTCCACCGAGGACGATGGCGGTACTAAGCAGCCGCGTCCGCCTGTCGTGACCATCATGGGACACGTCGACCACGGTAAGACATCCTTGCTCGATGCCATCCGCAACTCAAAAGTTGTGACCGGCGAAGCCGGCGGTATCACCCAGCACATCGGAGCGTACCAGGTCGAACAGGATGGCAACAAGGTCACCTTCATCGATACGCCCGGCCACGCCGCCTTCTCGCAGATGCGTGCTCGTGGTGCGAAGTCGACCGATATCGTGATCCTGGTGGTTGCTGCTGATGACGGTGTCATGCCGCAGACCAAGGAAGCCATCGCGCATGCTCAGGCAGCGGATGTTCCGATCATCGTTGCGATCAACAAGATCGACAAGCCGGGCGCCGATCCGAACCGTGTTCGCACTGAACTGCTTCAGGACTCGATTGTTGTCGAAGGCATGGGCGGCGAAGTCATTGACGTTGAAGTCTCGGCCAAGGACGGCACGAATCTCGACAAGCTGCTGGAAATGATCCTGCTTCAGTCTGAAGTTCTCGAACTTCAGGCCAATCCGGATCGCACGGCAGAAGGTATTGTCGTTGAAGCTCAGCTCGATCGTGGCCGTGGACCAGTTGCGACTGTCCTCGTCCAGAAGGGCACTCTGCGCCCGGGCGACATCGTTGTTGCTGGTGCCGAGTGGGGCCGTGTTCGCGCAATGCTCGACGAGAATGGCGATCAGGTGAAAGAGGCTGGTCCTTCCAAGCCGGTCGAAGTTCTCGGTTTCCAGGGTACGCCGGCAGCCGGTGACATGGTCGCCGTTGTCGAGAACGAAGCCCGCGCTCGTGAGATTGTTGACTATCGTCAGCGTCAGATCCGCGAGAAGGCTTCCGTGGTTGCCTCTGGTGCCCGTGGCTCGCTTGAGCAGATGATGAACCGTCTTCAGGAAACCGGGAAAAAGGAATTCCCGCTGGTCCTCAAGGGTGACGTTCAGGGTTCCGTTGAAGCCATCGTTCATGCGCTGAACGAACTCGGCACGGACGAAGTCGGTGCACGCATCTTGATGTCCGGCGTTGGCGGGATCACGGAAAGTGATGTCACACTGGCATCTGCTTCCAAGGCTCCGATCATTGGCTTCAACGTGCGTGCCAACAAGCAGGCCCGCGAAGCTGCGCGCAGTGATGGCATCGAGATCCGCTACTACAACATCATCTACGATCTCGTGGATGACATCAAAGCGGCCATGTCCGGCCTGCTGTCGCCGGAGCGTCGCGAGACCTTCCTCGGCAACGCGGAGATCAAGGAAATCTTCCATATTTCCAAGGTCGGCAAGGTCGCAGGTTGTCTGGTCACCGAAGGCATGGTCGAGCGTGGCGCGGAAGTCCGCCTCATTCGCGACGACGTCGTTATCCACGAAGGCAAGCTGGGCACGCTCAAGCGCTTCAAGGACGAGGTCAAGTCTGTCGAATCCGGTCAGGAATGCGGCATGAACTTCGTCAGCTATCAGGACATGCGCGCAGGCGACATCATCGAATGTTTCCGCGTTGAGCATCTCGCTCGTTCGCTCTGA
- the rpsO gene encoding 30S ribosomal protein S15: MSITTERKAELMKEYAIKEGDTGSPEVQVAILTERINNLTGHFKDHGKDNHSRRGLLKMVATRRSLLDYVRGKNEERYKTLIERLGIRR; encoded by the coding sequence ATGTCGATTACCACTGAGCGCAAAGCTGAGTTGATGAAAGAATACGCCATCAAGGAAGGCGACACGGGTTCTCCGGAAGTCCAGGTCGCAATTCTGACCGAGCGGATCAACAACCTCACGGGTCACTTCAAGGATCACGGCAAGGACAACCACTCCCGCCGCGGCCTCTTGAAAATGGTTGCGACGCGCCGTTCGCTGCTGGACTACGTCCGCGGCAAGAACGAAGAGCGTTACAAGACCCTGATCGAACGCCTGGGCATTCGCCGCTAA
- the pnp gene encoding polyribonucleotide nucleotidyltransferase, translating to MFDVHRVEVEWGGRPLVFETGKVARQADGAVMATYGDTKVLATVVSAKSPKPGQDFFPLTVNYQEKAYAAGKIPGGFFKREGRPSEHETLTSRLIDRPIRPLFADGYKNDTQVVITVLSHDMENAPDMLAMVAASAALTISGVPFMGPIGGARVGMINGEFVLNPLIDDMAESALDLVVAGTQDAVLMVESEAKELDEDTMLSAVMFGHKGFQPVIDAIIKLAETAAKEPREFSMPDHSALYEQIKGLAADELKAAYAITAKTERKNAIDAAKAKVVEALIDNGGEDAPEATVLGGEFKHLEAEIVRGAILDTGSRIDGRDLSTVRAITSEVGILPRAHGSSLFTRGETQGLVVATLGTGEDEQFIDALEGTYKSHFMLHYNFPPYSVGETGRMGSPGRREIGHGKLAWRAVNPMLPAHHEFPYTLRVVSEITESNGSSSMATVCGTSLALMDAGVPLKAPVAGIAMGLIKEGERFAVLSDILGDEDHLGDMDFKVAGSENGITALQMDIKIQGITEEIMKVALAQAKDGRVHILGEMANAITEGRAELGEHAPRIEVMKIPVDKIREVIGSGGKVIREIVEKTGAKVNIEDDGTVKIASSDGKAIQAAVNWINSIAAEPEVGVIYEGTVVKCVDFGAFVNFFGAKDGLVHISQLAPRKVAKVTDVIKEGDKVWVKLMGFDERGKVRLSMKVVDQETGKEIEKEAEEG from the coding sequence ATGTTTGATGTTCATCGTGTAGAAGTCGAATGGGGCGGTCGTCCGCTCGTATTCGAAACGGGCAAAGTTGCCCGTCAGGCCGACGGCGCCGTGATGGCGACCTATGGTGATACCAAGGTCCTCGCCACTGTTGTTTCCGCGAAGTCGCCGAAGCCTGGTCAGGATTTTTTCCCGCTGACCGTGAACTACCAGGAAAAGGCATATGCTGCCGGTAAGATCCCTGGTGGCTTTTTCAAGCGTGAAGGCCGTCCGTCCGAGCATGAGACGCTCACCTCGCGTCTGATCGACCGTCCGATTCGCCCGCTTTTCGCTGACGGCTACAAGAACGACACCCAAGTGGTGATCACCGTTCTGTCGCACGACATGGAAAATGCTCCGGACATGCTGGCAATGGTTGCGGCCTCTGCAGCCCTGACGATCTCCGGCGTTCCTTTCATGGGCCCGATCGGCGGCGCACGCGTCGGCATGATCAACGGCGAGTTCGTCTTGAACCCACTGATCGACGACATGGCCGAATCTGCGCTTGATCTCGTCGTTGCGGGCACGCAGGACGCTGTCCTCATGGTTGAGTCCGAAGCCAAGGAACTCGACGAAGACACCATGCTCAGCGCCGTGATGTTCGGTCACAAGGGCTTCCAGCCGGTGATCGATGCGATCATCAAGCTGGCTGAAACCGCTGCTAAAGAGCCACGCGAATTCTCCATGCCTGACCATTCTGCCCTTTACGAGCAGATCAAGGGCCTGGCTGCAGACGAGCTTAAAGCTGCCTATGCAATCACCGCCAAGACCGAACGCAAGAATGCAATCGATGCCGCAAAGGCAAAGGTTGTCGAAGCGCTGATCGACAACGGCGGCGAAGACGCTCCTGAAGCAACCGTTCTTGGCGGTGAATTCAAGCATCTCGAAGCCGAGATCGTTCGCGGTGCAATTCTCGACACCGGTTCGCGCATCGATGGCCGCGACCTGTCCACCGTCCGTGCGATCACGTCGGAAGTTGGTATCCTGCCGCGTGCCCATGGTTCCTCGCTCTTCACCCGTGGTGAGACCCAGGGCCTTGTCGTAGCGACGCTCGGAACCGGCGAAGATGAGCAGTTCATCGACGCCCTGGAAGGCACCTACAAGTCCCATTTCATGCTGCACTACAACTTCCCGCCCTATTCGGTCGGTGAAACAGGCCGCATGGGCTCCCCGGGACGTCGTGAGATCGGTCACGGCAAGCTCGCATGGCGCGCTGTGAACCCGATGCTTCCTGCGCATCACGAGTTCCCTTACACCCTTCGCGTGGTGTCCGAGATCACGGAATCGAACGGTTCGTCCTCCATGGCAACTGTTTGCGGCACGTCCCTGGCTCTCATGGACGCCGGCGTTCCGCTCAAGGCACCTGTGGCCGGCATCGCAATGGGTCTGATCAAGGAAGGCGAGCGTTTCGCAGTCCTGTCCGACATCCTTGGCGATGAAGATCACCTCGGCGACATGGACTTCAAGGTTGCGGGTTCCGAAAACGGCATCACCGCGCTGCAGATGGACATCAAGATCCAGGGCATCACCGAAGAGATCATGAAGGTTGCGCTCGCTCAGGCGAAAGACGGCCGCGTCCACATCCTCGGCGAAATGGCGAATGCCATCACCGAAGGCCGTGCCGAGCTCGGCGAACATGCGCCGCGCATCGAAGTGATGAAGATTCCGGTCGACAAGATCCGTGAAGTCATTGGTTCGGGCGGCAAGGTCATCCGTGAAATCGTCGAGAAGACCGGTGCCAAGGTCAACATCGAAGACGACGGTACCGTCAAGATCGCATCTTCCGATGGCAAGGCCATCCAGGCTGCTGTGAACTGGATCAACTCCATCGCAGCTGAGCCGGAAGTTGGCGTGATCTATGAAGGTACGGTCGTGAAATGCGTCGACTTCGGTGCATTCGTGAACTTCTTCGGCGCCAAGGACGGCCTCGTTCACATTTCCCAGCTTGCTCCGCGCAAGGTTGCCAAGGTCACTGACGTGATCAAGGAAGGCGACAAGGTCTGGGTCAAGCTCATGGGCTTCGATGAGCGTGGCAAGGTTCGCCTCTCCATGAAGGTCGTTGATCAGGAGACAGGCAAAGAAATCGAAAAAGAAGCCGAAGAGGGCTAA
- the truB gene encoding tRNA pseudouridine(55) synthase TruB: MARQKQVKRKRNAINGWLVLDKPYGITSNDALSKIKRILSPQKVGHAGTLDPRASGCLPLAFGEATKTVSFVMDGRKVYRFEVTWGAETTTDDTEGEVTATSDARPLAADIEAVLPEFVGTIMQVPPIFSAIKVDGERAYDLARDGADIELEARPIDVHHLHLVECPDANRAVIEAECGKGTYVRALARDLGRRLGTRGHVTELRRLLVGPFGEEDMVTLDDLLEAADEREEGEGVEPLVDEFIRPVREAMDNLLELPVSLEDAGKIRQGMAILLRGREAPLNCETAFASHAGEPVAIGAIDKGRFQPARVFNLG; encoded by the coding sequence ATGGCGCGTCAAAAACAAGTCAAAAGAAAACGCAACGCGATCAACGGCTGGCTGGTGCTCGACAAGCCCTATGGCATCACGTCCAACGACGCACTCAGCAAGATCAAGCGGATCCTGTCACCGCAAAAGGTCGGTCATGCCGGCACACTTGATCCGCGGGCATCAGGCTGTCTGCCTCTGGCCTTCGGCGAGGCGACCAAGACGGTCTCTTTCGTCATGGACGGGCGCAAGGTCTATCGTTTTGAAGTGACCTGGGGTGCAGAAACCACCACCGATGACACCGAAGGCGAGGTGACCGCGACCTCGGACGCCCGGCCGCTGGCTGCTGATATCGAGGCTGTCCTGCCGGAATTCGTCGGCACGATCATGCAGGTGCCGCCGATCTTTTCCGCGATCAAGGTCGATGGCGAACGCGCCTATGACCTTGCGCGCGATGGTGCGGACATTGAACTCGAAGCCCGGCCGATCGACGTTCACCACCTTCACCTCGTCGAATGCCCGGACGCAAACCGGGCGGTGATCGAGGCCGAGTGCGGCAAGGGCACCTATGTGCGCGCGCTTGCGCGCGATCTTGGCCGGCGTCTGGGCACGCGGGGCCACGTTACCGAACTGAGGCGTCTTCTTGTCGGGCCGTTCGGCGAAGAGGACATGGTTACGCTTGACGATCTGCTGGAAGCTGCCGACGAGCGCGAAGAAGGCGAGGGCGTCGAGCCTCTGGTAGATGAGTTTATTCGCCCGGTTCGCGAAGCGATGGACAATCTTCTCGAGCTCCCGGTTTCCCTCGAAGATGCTGGAAAAATTCGCCAGGGAATGGCGATTTTGCTGCGTGGCCGGGAGGCGCCTTTGAACTGCGAAACAGCCTTTGCCAGCCACGCCGGCGAGCCGGTTGCCATCGGCGCTATCGACAAGGGCCGCTTCCAGCCGGCGCGTGTCTTTAACCTTGGCTAG
- a CDS encoding RNA-binding protein, with protein sequence MPRKSEPTERQCAVTREVQPVDRMIRFVLDPEGKVVPDLKRVLPGRGVWVTAADETVRLAEKDRKRVFGRGFKCEAVVEPGLAERVDVLLEKAALSALSISRKAGELVTGFSKVEAALRRDTVVGLIHASDAAEDGIRKLAAVAASRSETANGPQIVRLFDSTQLNLALGRSNVIHAALLAGQASENFLSRGRELEVFRSNSATKDIGNAAGAVAQD encoded by the coding sequence GTGCCAAGAAAGAGTGAGCCGACCGAGCGGCAATGTGCCGTAACGCGGGAGGTTCAGCCGGTAGATCGCATGATCCGCTTCGTCCTGGACCCTGAGGGAAAGGTCGTTCCGGATCTCAAACGGGTCCTCCCCGGGCGCGGCGTATGGGTTACAGCAGCGGACGAAACAGTCCGGCTCGCTGAGAAAGATAGGAAACGGGTGTTCGGCCGCGGCTTCAAGTGTGAAGCCGTTGTCGAGCCGGGGCTTGCGGAGCGCGTTGATGTGCTTCTGGAAAAAGCGGCCTTGTCTGCGCTTTCCATCAGCCGCAAGGCTGGAGAGCTCGTGACCGGGTTCTCGAAAGTTGAAGCTGCCCTTCGACGGGACACTGTCGTGGGGCTGATCCACGCTTCGGATGCAGCCGAGGATGGGATTCGAAAGCTGGCGGCGGTGGCCGCAAGCCGAAGTGAGACCGCAAACGGGCCGCAGATCGTCCGTTTGTTCGATTCGACTCAATTGAATTTGGCATTGGGTCGGTCAAATGTGATACATGCTGCACTGCTTGCGGGTCAGGCGAGCGAAAACTTCCTGTCGCGGGGACGCGAACTCGAGGTTTTCCGGTCGAATTCCGCCACAAAAGATATAGGCAACGCAGCTGGTGCAGTTGCGCAGGACTGA
- a CDS encoding tRNA (guanine(46)-N(7))-methyltransferase TrmB, with protein MTDRYEGSFYGRRKGKPLSPSRTKLVEDAMPRLALDLGSPVPADLKGLFDADVEDVCLEVGFGGGEHLLHRARENPATGFIGVEPFVGSMAKVVTTVVAEDIKNIRLYDDDAINLLDWLPEASVDLAYQLYPDPWPKKRHWKRRFINQQNLDRYARVLKPGHQFRFASDIDTYVDWTLRHCRDHASFEWTAQCALDWKTPWDNWPSTRYEAKAIREGRIGRYLTFLRV; from the coding sequence ATGACTGACCGATACGAAGGCTCCTTTTATGGACGCCGAAAGGGCAAGCCGCTCAGCCCCAGTCGAACCAAGCTGGTCGAAGACGCGATGCCGCGTCTCGCTCTGGATCTCGGCTCACCGGTGCCGGCAGATCTGAAGGGGCTTTTTGACGCCGATGTTGAGGACGTCTGCCTCGAGGTGGGCTTCGGCGGCGGCGAACATCTTCTCCACCGTGCGCGTGAGAACCCGGCAACCGGATTCATCGGTGTTGAGCCCTTTGTCGGCAGCATGGCCAAGGTCGTCACAACCGTTGTGGCCGAGGACATCAAGAACATCCGTCTTTACGATGATGACGCGATCAATCTGCTGGATTGGTTGCCGGAAGCCTCTGTTGATCTCGCCTATCAACTCTATCCTGATCCCTGGCCGAAGAAGCGGCACTGGAAGCGGCGCTTTATCAATCAGCAGAACCTGGATCGCTACGCCCGTGTGCTGAAACCTGGCCACCAATTCCGCTTTGCAAGTGACATCGACACCTATGTCGACTGGACCTTGCGTCATTGCCGCGATCACGCTTCGTTCGAGTGGACCGCACAATGTGCTTTGGACTGGAAAACACCCTGGGACAATTGGCCGAGCACGCGCTATGAGGCGAAGGCCATTCGAGAAGGTCGCATCGGCCGGTATCTTACCTTTTTAAGGGTTTGA
- the nusA gene encoding transcription termination factor NusA: MAISANRLELLQIADAVAREKSIDRNIVITAMEDAIQKAARSRYGTETEVRAEINSKTGEIRLQRLLQVVETVENVSTEISLDEALARNPEASLGDFIAEPLPPLDFGRIAAQSAKQVIVQKVREAERDRQYDEFKDRVGEVVNGVVKRAEYGNVIVDLGRGEGIVRRDELIPREAFRTGDRIRAYIYDVRREQRGPQIFLSRTHPQFMAKLFAQEVPEIYDGVIEIRSVARDPGSRAKIAVISKDSSIDPVGACVGMRGSRVQAVVGELQGEKIDIIPWNDEPATFIVNALQPAEVAKVVLDEDAERIEVVVPDEQLSLAIGRRGQNVRLASQLTGWAIDIMTENEESERRQKEFQERSNLFMEALNVDEMVGQLLATEGFTSVEEVAYVELDEISMIEGFDNDTAEEIQARARDYLEELETRLDQERRDLGVSDDLRTIDGLTTAMLVALGKDDVKSVEDLAGCATDDLVGWTERKDGETKRFEGALSTFDVSRADAEAMIMSARVSAGWVTEEELNALQEDGEVADDAEAVEEETEEAAAGAILKG, encoded by the coding sequence ATGGCTATCAGCGCGAACCGGCTGGAACTGCTGCAAATCGCTGACGCGGTTGCCCGGGAAAAGTCGATCGACCGCAACATCGTCATCACGGCAATGGAAGATGCGATCCAGAAGGCAGCCCGGTCCCGCTACGGCACTGAAACCGAGGTGCGTGCCGAGATCAATTCCAAGACCGGTGAAATCCGCCTTCAGCGGCTGCTTCAGGTTGTCGAGACTGTCGAAAATGTTTCGACTGAAATCTCGCTGGACGAGGCACTTGCCCGCAACCCGGAAGCAAGCCTGGGCGACTTCATCGCCGAGCCGTTGCCGCCACTCGATTTCGGCCGTATTGCAGCGCAATCCGCCAAGCAGGTGATCGTGCAGAAGGTCCGCGAAGCCGAGCGTGACCGTCAATATGATGAATTCAAGGATCGTGTTGGCGAAGTCGTCAACGGAGTTGTTAAGCGTGCCGAATACGGCAACGTCATCGTCGACCTTGGTCGTGGCGAAGGTATCGTTCGCCGTGATGAGCTGATCCCGCGCGAAGCTTTCCGCACCGGCGACCGTATTCGCGCCTATATCTACGATGTCCGCCGCGAACAGCGCGGCCCGCAGATCTTCCTGTCGCGCACACATCCGCAATTCATGGCGAAACTGTTTGCTCAGGAAGTCCCGGAAATCTATGATGGCGTTATCGAGATCCGTTCGGTAGCCCGTGACCCTGGTTCACGCGCCAAGATCGCGGTTATTTCGAAGGACAGCTCGATCGATCCTGTCGGTGCCTGTGTGGGTATGCGCGGTAGCCGGGTTCAGGCGGTTGTCGGTGAGCTTCAGGGTGAAAAAATTGACATCATTCCGTGGAATGATGAGCCTGCGACCTTTATCGTCAATGCCCTGCAGCCGGCGGAAGTTGCCAAGGTTGTGCTCGATGAAGACGCCGAGCGTATTGAAGTTGTCGTTCCGGATGAACAACTAAGTCTTGCGATTGGTCGTCGCGGTCAGAACGTGCGTCTGGCTTCTCAGCTTACCGGCTGGGCCATCGACATCATGACCGAGAACGAAGAGTCCGAGCGTCGTCAGAAGGAATTTCAGGAACGGTCCAATCTGTTCATGGAAGCTCTCAACGTCGACGAAATGGTCGGACAGCTTTTGGCGACAGAAGGCTTTACCTCGGTTGAGGAAGTCGCATATGTCGAGCTTGACGAGATCTCGATGATCGAGGGCTTCGACAACGACACCGCAGAAGAAATTCAGGCGCGGGCGCGTGACTATCTGGAAGAGCTGGAAACCCGGCTCGATCAGGAACGTCGCGATCTCGGAGTTTCCGACGATCTGCGCACCATTGATGGCCTGACAACGGCGATGCTGGTTGCGCTTGGCAAGGATGACGTGAAGTCGGTCGAAGACCTGGCTGGGTGTGCCACCGACGATCTGGTTGGCTGGACCGAGCGCAAGGACGGCGAGACGAAGCGTTTCGAAGGTGCTCTGAGCACATTTGATGTGTCCCGGGCCGATGCGGAAGCGATGATCATGTCGGCCCGCGTGAGTGCTGGCTGGGTGACCGAAGAGGAACTGAACGCTCTGCAGGAAGACGGCGAAGTCGCTGACGATGCTGAAGCCGTTGAGGAAGAAACTGAGGAAGCGGCTGCGGGCGCGATCCTGAAGGGCTGA
- the rbfA gene encoding 30S ribosome-binding factor RbfA: protein MTRQHGQGAKGPSQRQLRVGELVRKELSDILTRGEIADPELDGIIVTIPEVRMTPDLRLASCLFMPLGGGDGEKIEKALNRCAKYLRGLVSRRMTMKYSPDLRFVLDTRFDDDDRIESLLHSPGVSRDLETDTDGDDGQD, encoded by the coding sequence ATGACACGACAACACGGACAGGGCGCCAAAGGCCCTTCGCAGCGTCAGTTGCGCGTCGGTGAACTTGTGCGCAAGGAACTGTCAGACATTCTGACCCGCGGTGAAATCGCCGATCCCGAACTCGACGGCATCATCGTGACCATCCCGGAAGTTCGCATGACACCTGATTTGCGCCTGGCATCTTGCTTGTTCATGCCGCTTGGCGGTGGTGACGGCGAGAAGATCGAAAAGGCGCTGAACCGCTGCGCGAAATATCTGCGCGGCCTGGTGTCTCGCCGTATGACCATGAAGTATTCGCCAGATCTGCGCTTTGTTCTCGATACACGCTTCGACGACGATGACCGGATCGAAAGCCTGTTGCATTCGCCGGGCGTTTCCAGAGATCTGGAAACGGACACTGACGGCGACGACGGGCAGGACTGA